The genomic region ATTCCGAGTACGCAATTTTTTCCGAGGACATAAAACGAGCAGAAATGGAGCGCATTATTGAGCACAATGACAATATTGCGTCTCATGTGGAGAAATGGCAATCTGATGCGTGGATATTGGAACGACGCTGGTACAAACACTATGGCTCT from Gammaproteobacteria bacterium harbors:
- a CDS encoding hypothetical protein (Evidence 5 : Unknown function) — translated: MERIIEHNDNIASHVEKWQSDAWILERRWYKHYGSNAPLMELNRELAQLKDGLQNEKRNNQEDSKKDD